GCGCCAGCCGCAGCAACGACGGCCAGCACCGCACACGCCGGTTCAGGGACGGCAGTCGAGATCCAGTCGACGGCGAACTCGTTGCCACCCACCATGCGAAACGAGCGGATAGCGCCCGACAACGCTAGTGTCCCGGTATCGAATCGCGGATCGCTGCCCGGCTCCACGTGCACCGCGACGGCGCCGATGCCCATCACCACCGCGGGCACGGTGACCAAACCGGTTGTGTCTTCGTCTATACGGACCACACCCTACTGGAACTTGTCCATCTTCGTCTCGGGCCCGTCCTTCACAACCGCCTGGGCCTTGCCGAAGCTCTCGATCAGGCACTTGTACTCCGGGCAGATGTGCTCGGCGATGATCTCGGCGAACCGCGACCCTTCCGGCCGGTTCCAGGAGCGCATCAGCTCGGCCACCATCGCGAAGGTGTCGGTCGGAATCGCTCCGGCCTGCGCGACGCGGGCGATGGTGGTGTCGGTCGCCATCTTGCTCCAGTTGCCCGAGGCGTCCACGACGCAGTAGGCCTTGTAGCCGGCCTGCACGGCGCTGACGGCCGGGAACGCCATGCAGACACTGGTCAGCGTCCCAGCGATGACCAGCGTCTTGCGTCCCGTCTTCTCGATGGCTTCGACAAACGGCGGGTTGTCCCAGGCGTTGATCTGCCCCGTGCGCGGCACGTACTGCGCGTGCGGCGCGTGCTCGTGCACCTCCGGGATCAGCGGGCCATTGGGCCCGTCCGGGACCGACGCGGTGGTGATCACGGGGATGTCGAGCAGGGTCGCGGTCTTGGCCAGCGCGATCACGTAGTTGCGCAGGTCGGGGACCGGCAGGTCCCGCACCGTGTTGAACAGCCCGCTCTGATGGTCGATCAGCAGCATCACTGTGTCGTCCGGGTCAAGCATTCCGTTGGTGGCCGCCATTAATCGCTCTCCATGGTTAGGTGTGCCGATGAGACTTGTGCTATCCTCGCGGCGTCGACCGCGGCGACAGACCAGTCAGGCTGTGACTGCATCTATATCCGTACCCATTGGGCCTCGCAACCAAGGGCCGCGGAGATACCAGTAACCCCACGGATACCGCACCGGGCATGGCAAAGAAGCAAACAGGGCGGAGGGCCTCCTGCCCGGTGGAAACTACTCTCGGCGTCATCGGCGGCCAGTGGAAGGTGCTGGTCATCCACTTCCTCCTCGATGGGCCCCGACGCTTCGGCGAACTCTCACGCCTCCTGGGTAGCATCTCCGCCAGGACGCTTTCGAAACAGCTGCGTGAGCTGGAAGCCGATGAAGTCGTAAGCCGGAAGGACTACCAAGAAATCCTACCGCGTGTAGAGTACTCGCTTACCCCTCTGGGCGAGTCCCTCAAACCGGTGCTCCAAGCGATGGAAGCGTGGGGCGCATCGGTCGAGAAGAAGAGCGAGAACCGGCGGCGTAGGGGCTGACCCCTACGCGCCACCCCTTACCAGGAGTCAGCAGTGGCCAAACTAATCGCATTCGCCGGGAGCGCCCGGCGGGAGTCGCTCAACCGCCGGCTCGTCCACGCGGCGGCCGCTATGGCGACCGCCCACGGCGCCACGGTGACGCTGATCGAGCTGCGCGACTTCCCGATGCCCCTCTACAACGGCGACATCGAGGAGTCGGACGGAGCGCCGGACAGCGCCGCGCGGCTCTACGACCTCATGAAGGGGCAAGACGGCCTGCTGCTCGCCTGCCCGGAATACAACAGCTCGATCACGCCGCTGCTGAAGAACACGATCGATTGGGTCTCCCGGCCAAGGGAGGGCGATCCGCCGCTGGCGGCCTTCACCGGCAAGACGGCCGGTTTGCTGAGCGCCTCTCCCGGGCAGCTGGGCGGCATGCGGGGACTGGTCCACGTGCGGTCGATCCTTGGCAGCATCGGCTTGCACGTCGTTCCGGAGCAGGCGTCGGTCCCCCGCGCCCACGAGGCGTTCGACGAGTCCGGCGCGCTCCGCGACAGCGGGGTCGCGGGGCGGGTCGAGCGGGTCGTGAAGCAGCTGGCCGAAACGGCCAGCAGGCTGTCAGCGTCCTAACGCGGGCGCCTACCACAGGGCCATTCGGGCCGACACGACTCAAGGAGTTGCCGGATGCATTTCACAATTGGGGTTTTGGTGCACGGCGCCATCGTGTTGGTGCTGATTGTCCGCGTGCTGCTGCGGCCGCACCGCGAACCGGCGTCACGGGTGGCCTGGATCGCCGTGATCGCGTCGGTCCCGGTCGCCGGCATGATCGCCTACCTGCTGTTCGGCGAGACCAGCATCGGCAGGCGCAGGATCGACGAGCTCCGCCGCATCCTCCGCGGAATGCTGCCGTACGACGCGTCGCGGTTGGAGGAATTCAAGAACGCGGTGCCCGCACGGCGCCAGTCGCTGTTCCGCGTGGCGACCTCCATCAGTGGCTTCGAGCCGGTGGGCGGCAACACGGCCCGGCTGATGGAAGACTCCAACGCCACGATCGAGCAGATGGTCGCCGATATCGACAACGCCGACCAGCACGTCCACCTGCTGTTCTACATCTGGCTCGCCGACAACAACGGCCTCAAGGTGGTCGACGCGGTCAAGCGGGCCGCTCAGCGTGGCGTGACCTGCCGCGTGATGGCCGACAACCTGGGCTCCCGCGCGATGATCTCGTCGCCCGACTGGACCGGCATGCAGCAGGCCGGCGTGAAAACAGGCGTAGCGCTCAAGATTGGCAACCCACTGATCCGCCCGCTCATCGGCCGCATCGACCTGCGCAACCACCGCAAGATCGCAGTCATCGACGGCCGCGTCACCTACTGCGGCAGCCAGAACTGCGCCGACCCCGAGTTCCGCGTGAAGGCCAAGTACGCGCCGTGGGTCGACTGCGTTATGCGGTTCGAAGGGCCGATCGCGCTGCAGAACCAGCGGCTGTTCGCCGCGGACTGGGCCGCCGCCACGGGCGAGAACATCGACGCTCTCCTCGCCCACGCGCCCGAGCCCTCGCCCGGCGGGTTCTACGCCCAGGCGGTGGGCACCGGTCCGACGGTCCGCTACTCAGCAATGCCCGAGACCTTTGAGTCGATGTTCTATGCGGCCCGCGAGCGGCTGATCGTGACCACGCCGTACTACGTTCCGGACGAGTCGCTCGAACGCGCCCTGTGCTCAGCCGCCTACCGCGGCGTCGACACCACGCTGATCGTGCCGGCCCGCAACGACTCGTGGATCGTGGCGTGCGCGAGCCGCAGCTATTACGAGGAGCTGCTGTCGGCGGGCGTGAAGCTCTTTGAGTTCAACGGCGGCCTGCTCCACGCCAAGACGCTGACCGTGGACGGTGAGGTCACGCTGATCGGATCGGCGAACATGGACCGCCGCAGCTTCGAGCTGAACTACGAGAACAACATCCTGTTCTACGACCCGCAGCTCACCGGGCAGCTCATCGAGCGGCAGGAGCAATACCGCGCCAACTCGCGTCAGGTGACCTTGAGCGAGGTGGAGGGCTGGTCGATGCCCCGCCGGCTGGCGAACAACGCGCTGGCAATGGTCGCCCCTATTTTGTGATCGCCCGGGGCAGATCCGCAGTGGGTCTTAACCACAGTGTCTCGCTGCAGATTGCTTGAGGTGACTCCTTTCGCGTTGAAAGCGTCCAACGGGCGGGCTCTAATGCTGGAGTCCACGCCGAGGCTGCAGCTTGCCTGACATAGGAGTCAAGGATTGGTGCGGCTGGGCAGTGCGTGAGTCCTCAAGCGGAACGATCCATGCAATAGGGCACGGCGATGTGGCAGTCCACTCGCATCTTCGACGCCGCCGACCGCCGCCGCCGCGCGCGGCTGAGGAAGTTCAGGCAGTTCCGGCTGCGGTCGCTGGTCTGGCTGCTAACCGTGGCGGCGTTGTGCTCGGCTTTGGCGGGTCAGTGGGGGGACGTCATCGCTGCCCGGGCGGCGTTCCGCTGGAAGCAGATGCTGACCAGCATGTCGACCGAGCCGGCCGCCGACGTGTTGCTGCTCGCCGCGTGCGTGAGCGGCCTTCTGGTGGGCTGCACGCTAGCGTGCCTCGTCAGCCTCCTCAATGAACCTCGCGGCTTCCGCGTGGTCGCCGTGCTCACTTGCCTAGCTATCCCCGCGCTGGTTGCGGCGATCGGGATGGATTCCGCTGCTCTCGACGACACCCACCTGAAGGATCTTGAAGCTCCGCAGGCAGCCAGGGCAGGGCTGCTGTGGTTCGTCTGCGTCGCGCCGGCGAGCGCGGCCATAGGTTGGTACGGCTCGGCGACGAGAAAGTCTTGAGTACAGGGCGTCGGTCGCACGCAGGAGACTTGCGAGACTGGAGAAGCACGACGCCAGTTGATTGGCGCGAGTCCGTGTTGGAGCACCTGCAAAGCCCGCACCTAGCTAAATCCTGAGTGGCGTTTGACCTCTCGAAAGCAGGGCCCCGGCTAGGCGTTGGCAGCTTCTGATCTGCAAAACGACTATGACAGCCGATGAGCCCTCGACACCGCCTGGCAGGGGCGCAGATTCGCCCAACTTCTGAGTAGAAAACGGCCACCGTGCGCGGTCCAATTGAGGGGTTGCTGCGCGGCGTTGTTGCCGGGCGGCGCGATTGGGGGTTGCGCCGCAGGGATCTTGCCAAGGGAAACTCGGGGGGCTTACTTTTGTCCCTATGCGAACCAAAGGGGGACAAAAGTCGCCGACTTTTGTCCCCACTGACACACGCCAGACACTGCTATACAAGGCCCAGACGACCTTTGACGGGGACAAAACTCCGCGACTTTAGTCCCTAAAAATCGAAAGCGCCACAAGGGACAAAAGTCGGCCCCACCGCGCGGGTAGCGGGGCGGCTACGCGTCGCTGCCAAGCACGCCAACCGCCTGCAGCAGGCAGATCACCACGTACAGCGCGAGGGTCATCCACCACACGAGCACCACCTTGCTGGGCGGCTGCACGCCGAGCCCGTACGCCAGCAGGCCCGAGACCGCCACCAGCCCGAGGATCACCGCCAGCACCTGGAACGACGTCGCGGCGCCGATGCCCATCACCACCGCGGCCACGGTGACCGCGATCATCAGGTCCTGGAACGAGAAGTTGATGCGGAAGCGGGTCTGCTCGACCGCTTCCTCGAATTCGGCGTCGGCCTCCTCCAGTTCCTCGTCGTACATGGTCGCGTCGCCGGCGGCCTGCGCGGCCTGCCGCTCGCGGACCCGGCGGACCGCTTCGTTCCGGCGGGCGGAGGCCTCCTCAATCCGTTTGCGTTCGGCCCA
This genomic interval from Posidoniimonas corsicana contains the following:
- a CDS encoding winged helix-turn-helix transcriptional regulator, yielding METTLGVIGGQWKVLVIHFLLDGPRRFGELSRLLGSISARTLSKQLRELEADEVVSRKDYQEILPRVEYSLTPLGESLKPVLQAMEAWGASVEKKSENRRRRG
- a CDS encoding isochorismatase family protein, whose amino-acid sequence is MAATNGMLDPDDTVMLLIDHQSGLFNTVRDLPVPDLRNYVIALAKTATLLDIPVITTASVPDGPNGPLIPEVHEHAPHAQYVPRTGQINAWDNPPFVEAIEKTGRKTLVIAGTLTSVCMAFPAVSAVQAGYKAYCVVDASGNWSKMATDTTIARVAQAGAIPTDTFAMVAELMRSWNRPEGSRFAEIIAEHICPEYKCLIESFGKAQAVVKDGPETKMDKFQ
- a CDS encoding NADPH-dependent FMN reductase is translated as MAKLIAFAGSARRESLNRRLVHAAAAMATAHGATVTLIELRDFPMPLYNGDIEESDGAPDSAARLYDLMKGQDGLLLACPEYNSSITPLLKNTIDWVSRPREGDPPLAAFTGKTAGLLSASPGQLGGMRGLVHVRSILGSIGLHVVPEQASVPRAHEAFDESGALRDSGVAGRVERVVKQLAETASRLSAS
- the cls gene encoding cardiolipin synthase, coding for MHFTIGVLVHGAIVLVLIVRVLLRPHREPASRVAWIAVIASVPVAGMIAYLLFGETSIGRRRIDELRRILRGMLPYDASRLEEFKNAVPARRQSLFRVATSISGFEPVGGNTARLMEDSNATIEQMVADIDNADQHVHLLFYIWLADNNGLKVVDAVKRAAQRGVTCRVMADNLGSRAMISSPDWTGMQQAGVKTGVALKIGNPLIRPLIGRIDLRNHRKIAVIDGRVTYCGSQNCADPEFRVKAKYAPWVDCVMRFEGPIALQNQRLFAADWAAATGENIDALLAHAPEPSPGGFYAQAVGTGPTVRYSAMPETFESMFYAARERLIVTTPYYVPDESLERALCSAAYRGVDTTLIVPARNDSWIVACASRSYYEELLSAGVKLFEFNGGLLHAKTLTVDGEVTLIGSANMDRRSFELNYENNILFYDPQLTGQLIERQEQYRANSRQVTLSEVEGWSMPRRLANNALAMVAPIL